Genomic segment of Hydra vulgaris chromosome 11, alternate assembly HydraT2T_AEP:
cgaaaaaagttgaaataaaaagtggCGGTTGAATGGGtgggaaaaaagtttaaagttgttaaaaatataaatgaattttacaactgcttaaagtaaattcttcttgcatttacttttttttgcaactgtttttattttaataaaaaaaagtctgacCAAAAGGTTTATCTACAGCCTAAAAGCCTATAACATTTCTTTGGGATTCTAAAATGGTTTGTGCTTCAGAATTTATGTCTTATATATATCATCAGTGTATACAGCCTTGTTACTATTGGTAAATATAGCTTCAGCTTTGGCAAAATCTTGGATTCGGtacatttttagataaaaacaaaacaaacaaaaaaactatttaattttccAGAACATTTCGACAAAATCGCAAAGCATGCATTAACTTTCAACTGAGTGATGATGGGAAGAAACTTCAAGTTGTTAAAATGATTGAAGAACACTCTCATTGTATCACAGAGGTAGTTtacttgtaataattttataaaatagtgatataatgtattacaaaataattttaaataaatttgttgcagGAATCATTTATGCATCTCCCACATCAGTGTCAATTGGAtgtagatgaaaaaaatgaaatgactCATATGCTTGCTGTAAAAGCTAACAAAAAGTTGATACAGCAACATATGATGAAATCTACTGGGAAAGTTATTACACTTAAggatattcaaaatataaatcaagCTTTTAAAAATCAGGATGATAAAAATTTGACAACTCTGTTAAATGAAATGCTTAAACAAAAGGATTCTGTGACAGAGGTTGTTATTAATGATGACAATCAACTTCAGGCATTGTAttatcaggaaaacaagatgatgAAGTTATTTGCATATTATCCTGAACTGCTTCTACTTGATGCAACATACAAGCTTAACAACTTGCGTATGCCACTTTATGTGTTAATGTGTGTTGATGGAAATGGTGAAGGAGTAATTGTTGCACTCTGAATTGTTGCTAATGAGGAGAGAGTAATCATAGAAGAGTtaacaaacatatttaaaaagtataacgaTACCAGTGGTGTTCAAGTTGTTGCGACAGACAAAGATATGGTTGAGAGAGATGTGATTAGTGACAAAATTCCAAATGCTTCTCTTCAATTATGTCTTTTTCACACCTTGCGCACATTTCGCAGAGAAATAACTGTTGAAAAAATGGGTATAAAAGCAGAGCAGAGACTTCTTGTCTTAGAAATTCTGCAACAATTAGTTCACTCTAATAATGAGGTTGCCTATGATATGCATTATGATCACCTTAAGGCTCTTAAATTGGAGCCTGTCATAGactattttaatgtaaattggCATAGCATAAGAATGCAGTGGGTTGaaggtttaaaaaagaaaaacttgaatCTAATGAACAGCACAACAAACCGTGTTGAAAATGTAAACCAGAAGTTAAAAACTGTCATATCCAAACACTCTGGGATGGTTACATTTTTTTCGAATTTGATTGTTATCATAAGAGTATTAGAAAATGAGCGCAGACATAGAGCCATATGTGTTTTTCATAAATCATCCACTAGTTTAATGTCCAGTTCACAGGAAGAGAATGCCACTTTAGTAACACTTTTCGCCATGACTCACATAAATGCACAGTTGTTAGCTGCAGAGAAGTCTGATTTAGTTGAGCAGGAAACCACCAGTATTTCATGCAACTGTGGTTTTGCTACTTCAATGGGTTTGCCATGCAAACACATTTTTAGATTCCGATTGAATAGTGGAGAGAGCTTATTTAAAGAGTGCCTTGTTTTAAAAAGGTGgagattacatttttttcaaatgaccCAAAATTTAACCAAGTCCACTGTGTATTTGCAGTCAAATTTCATTAGTTTTTCATCTATTCAGCAAGATTGTAGAAAGCCTCTGTCACAGCAGGCAAAATATAGAAAAGCGTTCTTGATATCTCAGAGAATTTCTGCATTGGTTAGTGAAGCACAGGGAAAGCAATTTGATATTTTGCTATTAAAACTGTTAGAATTTGAAAATTCTTTACAGGTTTTTCCAAATAAAGAAGTAAATGATATGGTGTTAGATATCGGTGAGGCTGATGACTTTCAAAATCCAATAGTTTCTAGTGATGAGTTGATCTCCAATTTTTTGGTTCAACCTCATACACAATCTCCATCTgtaagtcaaagcaaaaaaaatcagCCTATCAGCCAATGAGTCAAAAGTAAATATGCTTCCTCATTTACATTTACAAACTTTGTTATTGAATAACAACACTGCAGCTAACTAACTATCACTTGATGAGTCTATTCTAGGTGAGTATTTTTCCtcattatgttattaaaatttataattgttcatttttttagaattgattttttttttctgccaGATCCCAACCTAATTAAGATGCTGTCACATATACCCAGGCGTGGGCGACCAAAAGGATCTGAAACAACAGTTATTGGATTACCCAAAAGAAAGAGAGAACCCACTTTTAAGTTGATCCAGTTCAAGGACAAAGTTacttatttaaagttgttaatgaATCATTTATACAAGTTTTGCATGATGGTGCTTTACACTGACTGACAATCAGCactttttaatgttcttaagaTGAGGTATGTGTTTTAGATAGTATGTttcatggaaacataaaaaagcaTGTTTTCAGACAAATTTGTTCAATTGTGAACtgtttcaaagatattttaacaGTACGTGTTTTGCTAGTGCAGCAGCAAATAAATGGTGTCGATTGTGGTTTATTTGCATTAGCTTTAGCGCAGTACATTGCTTGCACTAGCTCAAAtcctttttttgttgtatttgaTTCATATATGATGAGAAAGCATTTACTTCAAAGCATTACAGAAAATCATTTAATTGATTTTCCTAAGACTACAAAATCAGTAAAATTTTGCAAAGAAAAAGTGTTTTCTTTACATTGTATTTGTAGGCAGTTATGGATGCCTTTAGgcaaatttgacaaaaaaaggtAAGTCAGTTGGTAATTAATCTAAAGTCTATTTAATCAGTCATTTAAGTCTCATGTAtggtttaatgtttttttaaaaattactgtcTCATTAACAACtaactattaataatagttattgaattaaaatttattatgattgattttaaatatgaaataatgattataatagAAAACTGATATTTATAGATTTAGGGATATAGTACAGTGTAACAACTGTGAACATTGGTTTCATGGTATTTGTCAAGGCCTGCTAGAAAATGTTTCCGAAAATGAGATTCTTGAATGGTCATGTCCAGAATGTTTAGTAATGTACAGTTTGTAGTtgctattaataattttgtagtATTTGACATAATTATCTAATAATTCTTcttgtgttttaatattttattttcttgaagttttataaaatattgattacaataataaacaaaataaatgtaacagttgtaaaaatgattataatcaTATAACTAATTGCAATTTGAATAAGATTAGaattagaatattatttatCTAAGATTAGATTATTAGTGTAGAATTCATTAAAATATGAGTTGAGAATTTATTAGAATATAAGTTTAGAATCCATTAAAATATGAGTTTAGAATTCATTAGAATATGAGTTTAGAATTTGTTAGAATTGCAGCAGTATTAGATTTTTGTATttgcttacatttttatatttgtattttaatgttttgaaaattctgCTCCTAAGAGcagaatttttaattataaaaacataaatgacACCTTTTGGATCTCTAATCACCCTCTACAACATGACCAGAGCCCTTGTAACATAGTTGCATGGTGAACGGCATATTGTGTAAATTCCGTATGATCCATTAATTAGGCAATGTGAACACACGCATCCTAAGGGTTGCTTTTGTTATGGTTTTTATGTGTGTAATTGTGTTGATGTAAACTATGCTCATTACAGCTAATGCTAAAGTCTGCACATGctgatttattttactttttgatcaAATAAATCCTTTTTCTCAATATGTTAAGATTACAAATTTGCAATAAGGTACAATATAACAATCGTTGAAGAATtcaattttagtattttttgagtGCGTTAAACGTTTTTAACTGTCCTAAACCTATTAGTGAACATTATTCTgcgagtgtatatatatatatatatcagttgctgaatgtattttattttttacgtttGCTCTTTTGCCagtgtttgcaaattcttttgatGCGCTATGCCGCTTGTTTATACTTTTCGCCTAATGCATTTTCAAATTATGTTGCAAggtataacaatatttttaaaatacagttctcatcaagtaataaaaagattccCTTACCCTAGATTTTCGAgatcattttgttataaaaacttctGTAGCAAAATACTGAAAATTTAAGTAACTGAACCAAATTAAGTCTTTATCGGCTATCATTTTCATCTATATatagtatttgtttttaaaatttcgccTGAGGCTGTAAAGGTAAGGCCAACACTAATGTTTGATCATAGTCCAAGGACTTTAGTTACATACAGTTTTATAGACAAGACTTGCGTATTGTATGAGACATTATTCCAGAGCTATTTTTTCCCTCAAATTACTCAATTAAACTTTAAGCTATGTTGTGTAATGAATCTATACGCAAtcaataaataagaaaaaaaggcAAATCAATTTCAGATTTGAggtgtttcttttttaataatgcttttCCATTAACTCTTCATATTCAGAAGATTTTTTATTCAGGATAATATCAGCATCTGCCCGACAGTGTTATATCTGCCAGAAGAATAGCTGTCAAGTTTGTAATCCGGCAAGTGTAGCTAGACGTAACCTAACGTAAATACTCGCCGGACGTATATCCCTATGACTGTTTGTCCGGTTGGTCACGTGGTACGCTCGTTAGACAAATATATACGTTGCTATATGTCCGTTTTGTCACGTGATACATTGCCGGACAAATAGTGCAGAAGATATTCGTCCGGTTGCCAGACGCATAGACTGCCtattattatagtatagttatataatattagtatagtattatagtatagtattatattattatagtattatagTATAGTATTAGTATAGTATTAGTATAGTATTAGTATAGTATATTATAGTATCATAGTATAGTATTAGTATAGTATTAGTATAGTATATTATagtatagtattatattattatagtattatagtattatagtatagatatttatgaaatatttattagtagatataaatagtatatataatatatactatttatatctactaataaatattatctttataaaatatattttatgaactataaaattaaaaaagtgggGTGATTGGAGCtttggaacaaaaaaaccctaatttttgggcccacccagcccttaatgTGGGAGCAacgagtttataaaatattttctttactatttttatctaaatttatattcatcaataaatttcaaatttcatgcaataatcttttatttttcaaaaactatgaccatataaagttttaacccccaATTAATTTGAGAGGGCTGTAAACATTGCAGGGTCATAAAAACTGAACACTAAGAGAAAATTGCATGAAACTTGAAAATTGTTGATGAATAtgaatttagataaaaatagtaaaaaaaatattttataaactctttgctcccacgttaagggctgggtgggcccaaaaattaGGGGTcttttgttcccaagctccaatcaccccaattttttgcaaaacattcttttttgatataaacataaacatacaaagtttggagtttgcaccatgcctgtaagtgtcaaaactcaaacatctaaaaatccagtgtGCACAACTGACATATAAGTGATATAAGTGTAAAcactaaatattactttttattctatTTGGCTTAGGTAAGCAGGCTTTGTGAggaaaaaaaatgcttgaaagtttttgaagttccaagttttatctttttattattagatcttcataattgtttatattaattatcatttttacttttatatttttgttttgtgtttttttctatgttttatttCGCATTCATGAATTTTAAAGGTatgttcattaaattttaaaattgtctggATTTaattctgcatttttttttgtaacttattattaagttattattaaattgataaatatttttattattgcagttTATTATTGATTACAACAGTTTTATCATTGAAAGACCTCCAGGAATGTAAAGACTGGTACTACTgtgaataaaaagtataaactgctacaaaaaagtattttaggaATTATGATTAGTATATTCAAACAACTATTTGAATATAATGTTACATTATATAAGTAATGAACTGAAGTGttcacaaattttctatttttacagatttaaacgttttatatcaataattttttatacaaatgttaGTGAATATCTTAATAAACTGTGTTTCTCTCATTCATATTCATTAATATCCAtttatatgttgcatgttcaataacaaaaacaattgtagtttgtttttcaaagttgataaacatcttaTACAAGGTATCAGTCATACTTTGTATGATACAAGGTATCAGATTATCAAAAACCTTGATGTTTGTGTTAAGGCTATCTAAGTAAAGCCATGATCCAAGTGAGTATTGTGAGTTTTAAGATAGGTATCACAGATGTAATGACTTGCAAAGCTGCTCTGTTttatggtgtttttttttaaattatgcttgCTTATATCAAAAAGAATGTAcaagcaacaaattttttggtttcattttatttctgaaaCTTCTTTTGCATTTTGATTATACCTGGATttcagaaattatatttattcaaattaattaatatatttttttaaacttggatTTAACCTTCGGATATAACcttcataaaaaagataacatATCCAAAATATGAAggtaatttatttctattagtttttataaatattacctgttataaaaatatcaataaaatgaCACCTATCTTAAtgttatgctttttatttttttttgaataaattaaggtgTAGATGTAAATAGTAGTTCTATTGGTTTAaggttaagttattatatttatttaagattaatttaTTCTATTGGTTTAAGATTAAGTTATTCTATTGGTTTAAGATTAAGTTATTCTATTGGTTTAAGATTAAGCTATGGTTAGCTATTTAATTCACAGCATATCTAAAGCTAGACTGTTCAACAAGCTATGTAAATTATAGTGTATGTAGATTTATGAAATAGAATTTACAAACTGAATGAAAATAGAACATGTATGATAAATTGATAGGACGTtagtaattttctatttttattttttaggtattgGCAGGCTGTACTTGACGGCTTACCTTCCTGATATTTTCATAGCAGCATTTTCTAAGAAGAATTTTccctttgttttatttactaattagattactgttttaaaattaactgttaataaaattggtGTTATGCAAAATTTTgagttgaaaaattattttacatatagatttttatttttttaataattaatttttgttcagaagtataattataattgaagtgtccaatttttgtaaaaatttttctgcaaatatcaatttaatattatgttatcaATGTGAGAGAATATTCTcaacatataatttaaaaatggtagGATATGGTACATAAACATTGTTTATGTACCTCAtcataccatttttatttttatcttgtttctTAAACATATGCCTTGTTTTCTTATATATCAAATTCAAGTTTAGCGCAAAATATCTGTACCGATagaaatttacatatatatatatatatatatatatatatatatatatatatatatatatatatatatatatatatatatatatatatatatatatatatatatatatatatatatatatatatatatatatatatatatatagtagtggTCTAAAAATTAAGGCAGGCTAcgctttttaaacttttttaacttattgtttatttatggCGTTATTACCTTggatacaaataatttttttattaaaatttgatttttgaagatactttgatttattttacacCGCCAGGTTGCCATAGTTGTGATATTATGGGTAAAAAGCGTGATATTAATAACTATGTTAAAGGTAAAATAAATGCACTATTTTCAGAGGCTATTCTCAAAGTAGtatagaaaaacaattaaaaatatcaagatgTGCCGTGCAAAATGCTTTACGTGTGCAAGACTATTCAAATCGCAAAAATTGTGGTAGAAAACGTGTGAGTACATCACGAGAAGACCGTTTTTTAAAGAAGGTTGTTAATAGTGAGCCCCACACAACATCTGCAAGGTTATCACAACTTGCTATGGAAAGGGGACATACTATTAGTTCAAGAACAATTAGAAGAAGATTGTGTTATGACTTTGGTCTAGTTGCAAGAAAACCagctaaaaaatctttattacaagctaggattaaatttttgtaagagTTTAATAGACAAGACACCGGAATGGTGGGAACGCGTAATGTTTACAGACGAAAGTGCAACAAATTAGAAGCACGGGCTATAATTATGTTAGAAGACCTGTGGGAGAACGCCTAAATCCAATGTATACCATAAAACACTAAAACATCCTTTTTCAGTCATGGTATGGGGAGCAATCACAGCGCAAGGCCGATGCGGGCTGCACatctttaaaaaagtcaatGCACAAAAGTATCCTAGGGTACCTGGGGCAAAGTGAGACAATTAGGTTTTCTAGCTTTGtacagaatttttttgaaatgattaagtaattttgtttaattatattaaaaatttcatttttttttttaatgttttaaagtagtttccatcggttttttcatataaaatgaCAAAGGAAAGTGGGTTTAAAGCTTACGAGTTGCGTCAATT
This window contains:
- the LOC136087521 gene encoding uncharacterized protein LOC136087521 isoform X1, encoding MVERDVISDKIPNASLQLCLFHTLRTFRREITVEKMGIKAEQRLLVLEILQQLVHSNNEVAYDMHYDHLKALKLEPVIDYFNVNWHSIRMQWVEGLKKKNLNLMNSTTNRVENVNQKLKTVISKHSGMVTFFSNLIVIIRVLENERRHRAICVFHKSSTSLMSSSQEENATLVTLFAMTHINAQLLAAEKSDLVEQETTSISCNCGFATSMGLPCKHIFRFRLNSGESLFKECLVLKRWRLHFFQMTQNLTKSTVYLQSNFISFSSIQQDCRKPLSQQAKYRKAFLISQRISALVSEAQGKQFDILLLKLLEFENSLQVFPNKEVNDMVLDIGEADDFQNPIVSSDELISNFLVQPHTQSPSVSQSKKNQPISQ
- the LOC136087521 gene encoding uncharacterized protein LOC136087521 isoform X2 → MFHGNIKKHVFRQICSIVNCFKDILTVRVLLVQQQINGVDCGLFALALAQYIACTSSNPFFVVFDSYMMRKHLLQSITENHLIDFPKTTKSVKFCKEKVFSLHCICRQLWMPLGKFDKKRFRDIVQCNNCEHWFHGICQGLLENVSENEILEWSCPECLVMYWQAVLDGLPS
- the LOC136087521 gene encoding uncharacterized protein LOC136087521 isoform X3, giving the protein MIEEHSHCITEESFMHLPHQCQLDVDEKNEMTHMLAVKANKKLIQQHMMKSTGKVITLKDIQNINQAFKNQDDKNLTTLLNEMLKQKDSVTEVVINDDNQLQALYYQENKMMKLFAYYPELLLLDATYKLNNLRMPLYVLMCVDGNGEGVIVAL